From a region of the Besnoitia besnoiti strain Bb-Ger1 chromosome I, whole genome shotgun sequence genome:
- a CDS encoding hypothetical protein (encoded by transcript BESB_002730) yields MARCSRVEAVSAASGVDVFKQTETILRQTPWESLLLSQLRRLIAETKDAQRPTLPPHSSRRVGREPCGDRNAAGHEREATSEETVGNRRRAPRGTHANRAREGENSNETSAHADRGESDAGWGSPGNDSRAKPQGVMEIGNEGDCKLAVIGGFPLRQQTLEFDSPQIRMLLEGSRNLASVQPDDHPDANASRRPSPLSSSASPRPFVASAPSASHAGSASPSPDNSSDAVAPSGGLLSPSSARLFAGLSPAASVASAAPSESGQVRGKGEGTELESVGAPSSLRPASDLSAEKVKDVHSDAGHSPLDDRSAPVSIYEVVPGALFLPAYLSVSEQLCLACECLSVYSMPPHVCNLCNLIHSSAEPSVAGASSSSSHFSSEQAGREAQACADGAQGEQTETAEAEGGRDVICRRREGETPSQEAAACRRFDGNLSRASLSPFLKKQLRWVTLGRHYDWTKRSYDEETNGVGRCPSTRPLLSSFPTSAGATPAISPSFAKLPAALEKLCDDILQLCEPYLADAREGTSRRVMDAAILNVYRSGDRLRGHKDDAERAEEPLVSISIGQPAIFLLGGDSRQVAPKALVLRSGDVLVLSGVARWAIHGVPKLLYYNPVISLPAPRRRKKLRAHASTMQGGMRMSTVGLQTQMYEWRCSEDRQSSEGVVCAARNLVAAAGLSGFGELHADSGMRLLATCTRRGGRTNSGSSSWLQLLEVYRRQTGDCRHDSGDIRSGTGLNGHATSTSDQTEPLEKIVGSQTANDVVSWLGELRLNLSCRCDES; encoded by the exons ATGGCGAGATGCAGCCGAGTAGAGGCGGTGAGCGCTGCCTCTGGAGTCGATGTGTTCAAGCAGACCGAGACAATCCTGCGGCAAACGCCTTGGGAGAGTCTCCTGCTGTCGCAACTTCGGCGCTTAATCGCGGAAACGAAGGACGCCCAGAGACCAACTTTGCCTCCGCACTCCTCCCGCCGCGTAGGCCGAGAGCCGTGCGGAGACAGAAACGCAGCTGGACACGAAAGAGAGGCAACATCCGAGGAAACCGTTGGCAACCGTCGACGGGCACCGCGCGGCACGCATGCCAAtcgagcgagagaaggagagaacaGTAACGAAACTTCGGCTCACGCGGACCGAGGCGAGTCGGATGCAGGCTGGGGGTCGCCAGGGAATGATAGCCGCGCGAAGCCTCAAGGGGTAATGGAAATAGGAAACGAAGGCGACTGCAAGCTAGCAGTGATTGGAGGATTTCCGCTTCGTCAACAAACCCTAGAATTCGACAGCCCACAGATCCGTATGCTTCTTGAAGGCTCGCGAAACCTCGCTTCTGTACAGCCGGACGATCACCCGGATGCGAATGCCTCCCGTCGCCCCTCTCcgctttcgtcttctgcatCGCCTCGTCCTTTTGTTGCGTCCGccccctccgcgtcgcatgcgggcagcgcgtcgccgtcaccCGACAACTCCTCTGATGCCGTTGCGCCGTCCGGAGGCcttctctcgccctcctcggcgcgcctATTTGCGGGgctttcgcctgcggcctcggtggcttccgccgcgccttctgaGTCTGGGCAAGTGCGCGGAAAGGGAGAAGGCACCGAACTCGAATCGGTTGGAGCGCCATCCAGTCTGCGTCCTGCGAGCGACCTGTCTGCCGAAAAAGTGAAGGATGTTCACTCTGACGCAGGTCATTCCCCGCTAGATGACAGGTCTGCGCCCGTGTCGATCTACGAAGTGGTCCCTGGCGCTCTTTTCCTGCCTGCGTACCTCTCAGTCTCCGAACAGCTCTGTCTCGCTTGCGAGTGCCTTTCTGTCTATTCCATGCCGCCTCATGTCTGCAACCTCTGCAATCTCATCCACAGTTCCGCGGAACCCAGTGTCGCAGGAGCCTCGAGTTCCTCGTCGCACTTCAGCAGCGAACAAGCAGGGAGGGAGGCTCAGGCgtgcgccgacggcgcccaGGGCGAGCAGActgagacggcggaggcagaaggcggccgcgacgtaATCTGTCGGCGTCGAGAGGGAGAAACGCCGAGccaggaggctgcggcctgcaggcgtTTCGATGGAaacctctcgcgcgcgtcgctgtcacCATTTCTGAAAAAACAACTGAGGTGGGTGACGCTAGGTCGGCATTACGATTGGACTAAGCGGTCGTAtgacgaggagacgaacgGGGTAGGCCGGTGCCCTTCGACTCGCCCCCTGCTCTCTTCGTTTCCTACTTCAGCGGGCGCCACTCCTGCGATTTCTCCGTCCTTCGCgaagctgccggcggcgctcgagaAGCTCTGCGACGATATTTTGCAGCTCTGCGAGCCTTACCTCGctgacgcgcgagagggaacCAGCAGACGTGTCATGGAT GCCGCGATTTTGAACGTGTATCGGAGTGGAGACCGCTTGCGAGGTCACaaggacgacgcggagcgaGCTGAAGAGCCGCTGGTATCCATCAG CATCGGGCAGCCAGCCATCTTCCTTCTTGGCGGCGACTCTAGACA GGTTGCCCCCAAGGCGCTCGTCCTTCGATCTGGCGACGTGCTTGTCCTCTCTGGAGTTGCGCGCTGGGCCATCCACG GTGTGCCGAAGCTTCTCTACTATAACCCAGTGATCAGtttgccggcgccgcggcgaagaaagaagctgcgtgcgcatgcgtcgaCGATGCAAGGAGGGATGCGAATGAGCACAGTCGGTCTTCAGACACAGATGTACGAGTGGCGCTGCTCAGAAGACCGTCAGAGCTCTGAAGGCGTTGTATGCGCCGCCAGAAATCTTGTAGCAGCAGCTGGTCTGTCAGGCTTTGGAGAGTTACACGCCGATAGCGGCATGAGACTTCTTGCAACGTGCactcgcagaggcggacgcaCAAATTCTGGTAGTTCAAGCTGgctgcagcttctcgagGTGTACCGGCGACAGACAGGCGATTGCAGACACGACTCTGGTGATATTCGGAGTGGAACCGGTCTCAACGGACACGCTACGAGCACATCCGACCAGACGGAACCGCTGGAAAAAATCGTGGGTTCACAGACTGCCAACGACGTAGTCTCGTGGCTCGGCGAGTTGCGGCTAAATCTGAGCTGCCGGTGTGACGAGAGCTAA